TCCATCAATGCTTCTCCATCTGACCAATACCCTCCATCCAACCAATACTCGTCTATCCAATGAATGGCTCACCATGTAACCAATGCCAGTCCCACATGCCAGCCCCTCCATTCAGTCGGTACCTCTCCATCCAGTCATCCAATACTCTTCCAACCAGTCAATGTCCCTGCATCCAACCAATATTCCTTCATCCACCAACTCCCTTCAATCCAACCAATACACCTTCATCCAATCAATACCCTTATTCATTCAGTGCTCCTCCATTCAATCAATTCCCCTCCAGCCAACCAAAACAACTTCATCCAGTCAATGCCCCTCCATCCAATAATGCCTTGCACCCAATCAATGGCCTTCTATCCCATCAATTTCCCTCCATCCAACCAAAATAGTTTCACCCAATCAATGCCTCTGCTTCCAATCAATGCCCTTCTATTCAACCAATACTTCTTTATCTAATCAGGACATCTCCATCTAACCAGTATCCTTCCATCCAACCAACACTCTACTAAATCAGTGCCCCTCCATCCACCCAGTGCCCCTCCATCCACCCAGTGCCCCTCCATCCACCCAGTACTCACTTATCCAACAAGCACTCCTCTATCTTACCAGTATTCCTCCATCCAATCAGTGCTCTTCTATGCAATTAATGCCCCTCCATCCATACTTTACTCCTTCACCCAATCAACGCCCTTCTAGTCAACCAATACTTCTGATTTCAATTAATCCCCCTTCAACCAACCAATACTCCTCCATCCAACCAGTACTCCTCCATGCAATCAATGTTCCTCTATCCAGCCAACATCCTTCTATCCAACCAATATTCCTCCATCCAATTAATGCCTCTCCATCCAACCAGTACTCCTCCGTCCTATCAGTGTTCCTGTATCCTATCAATATTCCTCCATCCAACCAATACTTCCCCATCCAATCGAtactccttcattcattcactgctcCTCCATCCAGTCAATGCCTTTCCATCCTACCAGTGCCCCTCCATCCAACCAATACTCCTTTATCCAGTCAACGTCGTTGCATGCAATCAATGCCCCTTCATTGAACCAATATGGCTCTATCCAACCAATACTACTCCATTCAATCAATGCCCCTCCATCTAACAAATACTCCCTCATATAATCAGTACTCCTCCATCCAATCAATATTCCTTCATCTATCAACACCTTTCTATACAACCAATACTCCTCCATCTAATCAATGCTCCTCCATCCAACCAATACTCTGAAATTTAACCATTGTCCCTCCATCCATTCAATgtccctccatccatcccatgGTCCCCCAGCCCTACCCCATGAGGAGCATGGAGGCAGACCCACATCTGTCCTGTGCGCCATCATCTCCCTGATGCTCTTCAGGACAGGGAGGTGTCTCACAACTGCATCGAATGGAGGAAGGCTCATCTTTCCAGTGATCCCCACTCTGGGGCTGCATTGGGAAAGCGCTCCCAgggaaaacacaaacacaaagcaGACGGTTGCTTTGATGTGACCACGGTGGCTGTCCACTAAGGTAATCCTGATGCTTTTCCTCCTCTGCAGACCGCTGGCCGGACCCCCAAGCTAGCCCGCCAGGCCTCCATAGAGCTGCCCAGCATGGCTGTGGCCAGTACCAAGAGTCGGTGGGAGACGGGTGAGGTACAGGCTCAGTCTGCGGCCAAGACTCCGTCCTGCAAGGTAAGGTCCCCTCCAGGGGCAAGGCTGGGCTGCAGAGCCAGCGCCGGGGAGTTTAGTAGCAGGCCGGGTTTCCTTGTTAAGACAAGCGTGGGACTGTCCAGGATGAATGTGGGTAGACAGAACCCTGAGGTATTGCAGTAGGGTTGGGTTCACCCTTGCTGGTGTAGAAGGCTGTGTTGTCCGAGTGGAGGTGGATGGCACCTTTATTCCTTTCCCTGCTTCTTCCACTGGGATCACACAGAAAAAGTTTAGGTAGGCAGATCCCAGGCCCCCTGGCCAGGTAAGGCAAGGCAGGAGAGAAGGGCCCAGGGCTTCTACTCCCCAAGATCCAGGGGTCTGCCCTTGTGACATACCCTTCTGCTGCCCCCAGGATATTGTGGCTGGAGACATGAGCAAGAAAAGCCTCTGGGAGCAGAAGGGAGGCTCCAAGACCTCATCAACAATTAAGGTAGAGCCTAAATGTGGTTGGTGCAGGCAGGGTGGGTGCAGCAGGGGAGGGCAAAGAGGGACTGTCCTCTGTGCATCTGGGAGGGCTTCCCAGAGGCGGAGGCAGCATCATCTCCTTTCTGCTGCTCTCACCTTCACTCTTGGTCTCCTTTCCCAACAGAGCACCCCATCTGGGAAGAGGTATAAGTTTGTGGCCACCGGGCATGGGAAGTATGAGAAGGTGCTTGTGGAAGGGGGCCCGGCTCCCTAGGCGTCCCATCTCGGTGAGTCCCTGGCAACTCACAGAAGGGGATGAGGTGCACACACGTGCACTGTGCTGGGAACTTGGCAGCCTGGAGGGTGCCTGGATCCCTGTTGCAGGCTACAAGGATGGACTCCGAGTTGGCCAGAACCCAGACCAGCTCAGTCTCCCAGTCCTGTGCAGATGCTGCCTCTCTCATCTGATACCAGATTCAAACTCTCTGCTCATTTCACTACAGTCAGCCCGGCTCAGCCACTGCTCCACTAGGGAAGCTCAAGGCTCCCATCTGGGACTCCCCAAAAGCCACAGCAGGGCTCGTGAGGGAAGTGAGGGGCAGCCTGGCCACCACAGGGCTAGCATTGAAGGAAGCAGGTGGCATGGAGCCCAGGTTCCCTGACCATCTGTATGCTAGGGGTCCATAGAGGGGCAGGAACTTAGGTCCTACTCCCTGTCCCAGCCGAGAGCGATTCAGAGGTCCTGATGCCCTCCCCATCCCATGCTGCAGACAGAGCAGTGCCACTCCTGCCATGGTGAGCCACACATTTATTAGTGACCTGGGCCCCAGGCTCCATTTCCAGCACCCATCACACCACAGGGTGGGGCAGCTGTCCTCCTACCATCTTCCCCTGCCAAACCCTGACTCTCAAGCAGCTGTGGCAGAGGCTTTTTCTGGTACCTCTGTGCCCCTCTCCTGTGGTTGGCCACCCCCACCAGAGCCTGGCTGACTGCTGAGTGGGCCCCTCCACTCTCCCCACCAGGGCCACAGCCCCTTCTCTGTCCCGCTTGGCCAAGCTGTTCCCATAGGGTTGGGACTGAGGGCTCCCTCCTCATCCAGCTGTCAAAGCCTGGGCATGGCCAGTGCTGAGACCCTCGCTGTCCCACCAGCGAATCCCTCGAGTTCTGCCCCCTCAGGCTGTCAGCCCAGGTaggggaagcagaggtgggccGAGAGAGAGGTCACGCTGGGCCCTCCTCCACCCCTGATgagcccctccctgcctgcccctgAGCACTTGTATTGGTGCCAAGTCCCATGCTGGCTGAAGGCTCCCCCCTGCACCCTAGTCCCAGGATCTGGCTCTGCCATCAGGAAGCACAGGCAGCAAAACTGCTGACTGCTCCTGACGCCGATGGCCAAGCCAGCCTGACCGCACCCATGCCTCAGCAAGCAGAGATCTGGCCCCAAACCTTTGACAGCAAAAGGTGACAGCAAAAGGGAGGATCAGTGAGAGGCCCAGGCCCCTGAGGAGCCTGGGCTAGGTCAGTAGGTGCAGTCCTCTGCCATCTTACCTAAAGTTTTCATCCCAAGGCCCCCATCCTACATCCCGACGCAGACCCCTTCTCTGTTCCCCTCACACCACTGCAGCCCAGGGGCTCCAGCTCGTCCTCTCTGCCCCGTCCACCTGACCACCCTCCTAACCACGCAGACTTCCCTCAGCACCCCATGTGCCCTTCCCAGGCTGCCCTGCACCCCATGCCCCTTGGGCCCTGGTGCATCTTCATGCAGCAACTATGGGCCCCCAGCTAGAGCCTCAGCCCCTTCTTCTGTCCATCCCATGGTCCTGAGCTCTGGGGGCCATTCTGGCCACTTCACTGGAGCCTCCAGCCAGTCGCTGTGCGGTTGAAGTTCTTGGGCTGGGGGCTCAGCTCCAGGATGGAGCGGACTGTGGGAGGGGGCCGGGTGGCCTCCTGCAGCTTCCGGGCGTTGAAGCGAGGCCGGTACAGGAAGGGCAGGCGGGTGAGGCTGGCTGGGGTGTGCTCCCCACCGCTGGGCCCTGCCAGGCGCCCTTGGGCCTCCGCCACTGACATGCGGTACAGCACGGCATCCCACATCCTGGAGGTCCGGGAGGCGGGGGCCCGGGGTGCGGTGAGGGCGGGCACCTCCTGCTCTGTGGGGGCAGGCACCTCCTGCTCTGTGGGGGCGGGCACCTCTGGCTCCAGGCTCTGCCGCGGCTCTGGGCACGGAGGCTCTGGGGCCTCCTCCAGCAGCTGCTTCTTGAGCCACGTCCAGCCACTGAGCCGGGGCTTGGGTGTAACTTTGGGGACAGGGCATGGGTGAGGGCCTGATGGTGGGGTAGGGGATGAGGCCCAGGCAGGGCTGGACACTCGCTCGGCCTCAGAGGCGGGGCCAGCCATCGGGGGCTCCTCCAGGTGCTCTCTGCCAGGGCCCACGGGGGCCAGGCTGTGCGGTGAAGACTCCAGCGAGTGGCAGGTCGGGGCTATGGGCACCACAACCCTGGCACTAGCCTCTCTGGGCACCGAGGCCTGGAAGCCGGGTGGCAGCCGTGGTACAGGGGGCTCCTCAGGCAAGGGACTGGCAGCCTGGACTGCGGTGGGCAGCGGGCGGATGTGAGCCACTGGGACCAGGGGCTGGGCCCTGGGGGGACTTGGGGTGGCATCTCCATCCTGGCTGTTGGATCCCCCTTCTGGGGCTGTCCTGGGAGGCTCAGGGGTCCCATTGTGTGGGGATGGTGCCAGCTGGATGTGCACCTGGGTGACGTGGgtgcccccacccccagagaCAGGGACGAAGCCACTGGGGGGCCGGGTAGGTTCTGGGGCCGAGGCTACAACCTGGGGCCCCGTGGCCCTGAATTGAGCGGCTAGAATCCTGCGCTGGGTGAGGCCAATGGAGAACGTGGACTTCTGCAGGGGTGATGCCACGTGGTGGATGATGGGGGTGTGCGGGGAGCGGGGTAGGGCAGCCACCATGCGGGGAGCCTCGGCGGGGCGCGGGGCTTCAGGAAGGCGTGGGGCTTCGGCGGGGTGCGGGCCCTCAGCAGCGTGCGGGGCTGTGACCTCCTGGTCATGGCTGGCCTCACTCACGGGGGACAGGGAGGTGCGGAAGGCCCTGGGTGGAGCGAGGTGCGTACCTCCCATCATCTTCTTCCGGGCTGCCTTCCTCAGGAGCTTCTGCAAACGCAGGTTGTCCTTCCCTGGCTTGGGCAGCAGGGGCGGTGGGGGTCCAGGGGTTCCCTGGAGGCTTGGGCCGCACACCTCGGGTGCCATCGACGCAGCCGATATGAGCATGACTGTGTCCTAGGGTGGGAGGGACAGTGGTCAGGccagccctcctccctcctgaGGTGGGAGGCCTGTGTCTCCCGTGGTCCAAGGAGGACCTGGGGCCAGGGGTGTGGAGGCCTGAGTATTCTGCTTCCTGAGCACCCAGAACCTGCCAGGGACATGCTGAGCTCGACTGTGCCTTGGGGACTTTGGGGTGGCCCCACCATCACCCTAGTGTAAAAATGAGGCCACAGAGGCCGAGTCCCTCCAGGGACGGGGCTAGAACCTGCCTCCAGGGCTCTGTCCTCCATGCCACCCCAGCACAAAGCAGGCCCCAAGTACACAGCCTGGGTCAGGCCGCAACACCGtgtgggctggggtgggagacgCGGGTGAGCCCCAAGTGACAGGCATGCCCCTGGCCAGCTgctggccaggcccagggctggaAGAGCGGCTGCCCACAGACACGCGAGGGGCGCCCTGTTGTCGCCGGCCCGACCACAGGCGCGTCTGCTGCGAGCCAGCGGTGAGGGGTGGCGGCCAAGAGGCTTGGGAAAGCCGAGGCTGCATCATCAGAGGTAGATCGGCCGGAAGGTGGGAGCAGTTTTCGCTGAGCTATGCTAAATGGGATATTCCCGCAGACCTCCTGTCTGGGGTGGCCCGGCCAAGCCGCCCACCCTGGTTTTTGGGCACCACGTGTTTGCAAGGacattgacaaatggcatctgtCCGAGCCAGAGGCTGTCTGGTTTGGGGAAGGAGGGAGTCCTGGGGGCTGCCGCTGGTGGGGGCTGGCTCTGCCAAGGCAAGAACAGAGCtgctggaggggtgggggtggaaggagCCCGCTTAGGACTTGCTCTCAGCTACCGGCCTCCTCTGGATGACGGGACTGCAGGAACCACGAGAACCCCAGTTCTAGCTCCCAGGGTGGGCAGGCTGCTTGGCAGGCAGGCCGCCTTCCCTCCACCTGGAGTCAGGTCTCCAGCCAGAGGTCCTGACCCAGGGCACAAGTGCTCACACTGGGAAGCAGGCCTCTGGGGCAGGACGTCTTCTCCTGTGGTGGAGTGGGGgtgtgggcagggcagggaggccaGCAGAGAGAGGCTCGGGGAGCAGGCTCTGTGGGCTTGCAGGAGGCAGGTCTGTGGCCCCTCCCTGGACCCTAGCCTAATGCCCCCTGCACCCCATGCCTATGTTCCATCTTCCTGGGTCTGCAGGTCCAGCCGGGTGGCACCCTCCATGTACCCAGGGGAGATTCCAGCCAGACACCCGCCCCCCGGCCCTGGCTAAGAAGTTGCTTCCCGTTGCCAGCATGACCTACCCTCGCCTCTTTGATGCCACCTGCTGCCACCTCCTTTTGCTCCTGGACCCTTTAGCCTCTCTGCCCTTCCACTCTCTGACCACCGCCCCCGCCCTCCCCACCCAGCTCTGCTTCTTGTTACTTGGGGGAGGAAAGAAACTCCTGATCATTGGCTAAAGGGACTTACCCCTGGAGAGGCCAAGTGCCTTCTAGGAagttaggaggttgaggcatagCCTGTGCAGAGAGGGTGGGTCACCCCCCCAGATCCAAGGGGAAACTGCAGGTCAAGGGCTGATAACGGCCATGCAGGATGCTTGATGCTGCGTCCCCCCCGCACTCTGCTTgccgccccccaccccgccaTTTTGTATAATAAAGCTCCCTGTGTATTCTCATGTGCTGGCTGTCTTGTACTCACTAAGGGGGCAGGGCTGGCCAGGATGGAAATGTTGGGCCAGTGGCCAGCCCATTCCCACACTGCACAGCATACTGTGGCCTCTGGGTTCAGGCAGTCTGACCTGTCTCATGGCCTTTGCAGTATAAGACGCCAGGACATAAGCTCTCTGGTGGCCTAAGTCAGAGCACACACAATGGGTGGGGTCCGGgcttccttttccagaatgtctgtGATATCCCTACCCCAACCAGGACTAGCCCAATATAAACTTCTGTGCCCTGACTGTGCACCCACTGAGGGCAAGATCCACCTCGGGGCCTCCCCCAACACCACCCAGGAGGTGCTCAGTGAAGGTTtggaaaacagacaaatgggtggatgggtgggtggatggatggatgggtaggtgggtggacgaatggatagatgaatagattaatggatggatgagtggacagataggtgggtgaatggatgggtaggtgggcgAGTGGATGAATGGCTGGGTGGGcaagtgggtggatggatggatgggtaggtgggtggacgAATGGATAGATGAACAGATGAATGATGGATGAGTGGACAGataggtgggtgaatggatgggtaggtgggtgagtggatgaatGGCTGGGTGAACAAGTGGagggatgggtgagtggatgaataggggatggatgaatggatagagggatgtatggatgagtgaatgagtaagtgggtgggtgggtggatggatggattgatggatggatgagtggacgGATAAGCAGGtgaatggatgggtaggtgggtgagtggatgaatggttgggtgggtgagtggagggATGGGTGAGTAGATGAATaggggatggatgaatggatagagggatgtatggatgagtgaatgggtaagcaggtgggtggatggatggactaatggatggatgagtgggtgaataggtgggtgaatggatgggtgggtgggaggatggctggctggctggctggatggatggatgggtggatgggttagtgaatggataggtggatggatgaaagGAGGGATGCATGAGTGGATAggtagatgagtggatggatgaatgaagggATGGCTGGATGaatggacagagggagagagggagggatggagggagcgatgagtgagtgaatgggtaggtgggtgggtggatggatggatggaaggaaggagtgaTAAATGAAGGGATGGGTaggtggttggatggatggataggtagataaTGGAGGGACTGATGAATGAagggatggatgcatggatgggtagatggatggatggatgaagggatgGATGAGAgtggatggacaggtggatggatggataggtggttGGATGAATGGAgggatggatgtgtggatgggtAGATGAAAGGATGGATGAAAGGACGGATAGataggtgagtgagtgaatggataggtggatggatgaatggagagatggatgagtggatgggtagatgggtgggtggatggatgggtgaagggatagatgaatggatggacagagagagggaaggatggatggaggaagggatgaatgagtggatgggtaggtgggtgggtggatggatggatgagtggatgtgtggatggatggatggagggagggatggatggatgaagggagggtggatgaagggagggagggatggatggatgcatgaatgggtagatggatagatgaagagatggagggatggatgaatagacaggtagatggatgggtagatagatggataggtgggtggatgaatggatggatagactaatgatggatggatggatggatggcggGAGGGATGGATGAAATGgagggatgagtggatgggtaggTGATTGTATGGGTGGTTGAAGGGATGGACAGACAGAGGGATGGATggtggaagagaaggagggaggaaggaaggaaaggaagtggTGAAGGTGAGAGTGAATGCATGGGAatgaatagatgggtggatgaatggacaaCTGTGTGAAATAGCAGACAGCCTGGGGACAGCCTCCCTCCTGTCCCTCCTCTCCCAGGTCCTGCACTGGGCCCTGACACAGCCCTGCAGCCTGCAGCGTCTGGGAAGCCCCTTCGAGGAGCAGCACCCCAGACTCTGATGTTCTGGACTTCACTTTGCCATTCCCTTGGGTCCTCACAGCCACTATTTTCTGAAGGCTTCATGTCAAGCCCTGCTTGCCTCATGAATACACACAGTTCAGAAAAGCAAAACCTCGACAGAGCCACCACCCACACAAGGGAGGTGACGTGCCCCCATCCTTTCTCAGACGCCCCAGCCACTGAGAGAGGATCcaggccaccctgcccagctgggGAACCACCCAGTGACAGCACTCCCTTGTTTCCCACCTGATCCGCTTGGGACGGTGACCAAGGGCAGCCGAGAGGCAGGCCCAAAGGCCACAGCTGGGCACTCAGCACTGGGGTGCAGAGTGGACAGCACCAGGGGCAGGGGGTAGTTGGGGTCAGCAGTGCTGAGGAGGCAGCCACTGCCCACCCCGCCCCCGACCAGCCCTGGCCCCTTGTCAGATCATCCGCACCCCTCGGCTCAGCCTTGAGAACAAGGACCCAGGGCCTGTCCCTCTGAGCTCTACCCAGCCACAGCCCTGCTGTGTTTCTGATGCAGCCTCCCGTCCATGGCCACAGCAACCCTATGCCCCTGCTCCTGGAAACCTGGAGGTCAGGCCATGCCCAATGCGGAGTTCAGGAGGCTCAAAAGTCCTGTAGCCTAAGAGGCCCCTGGCCAGGGATGGCAGATGAAGCCCCTAGCCTCTGTCCTGCCTGCCAGAGCAGCCACCTGACACCCTGTGACCCTTGCTACAAGCCCCTAGGCCAGCCACACAGAAGACACCCATCATATCTGCAGAACGAGTCAATGAAACTGCAAAATCAGAAGCACTAGGCATGTGGGGAGGCAGCTACCTAGGGCTGGAGCAGCTCAGTTCCCAAGTGCTGTGTCAGCTGCTCCTGTCCTGGGCCTGGCAGTGACTGAGCCCACAGCTGGGCCGAGCGGCCTCAGGCTGGATCCAGCCTGGGGGCTCAGGTCAGCTCAGGGCATGAGGAGAGGCTCAGGACCCTCTCGGTCTCCACCACCCCCAACCATGCGCACTGGGTGCTGGGACCTAGATTGAGGGGCCCCGGCCACCATCTGGGGGCCACCCAGGCAGGGAGCTGGAGCCAAGACACTCAGGAGGCCATCCTCCCTCCCACAGCCTGCTCCCCACTCCCTGGGCTTGGCTcagcatttgccaatttcagAACCCCTCCATCCCCCAACAACTGCCCTAGAGCCAAGGCCCCGTGGTCCGTCCTCAGACTCCTCCTGGGTGGAAATGCGTCCCCAACCCAGGCTGGGCCTCCCttgtgccctgcccccacccaggtCTACAGTCCCCCAGGaggcccctgccctgcctcctctCCTTGGACCATCCCGG
This genomic window from Pan troglodytes isolate AG18354 chromosome 9, NHGRI_mPanTro3-v2.0_pri, whole genome shotgun sequence contains:
- the PRR33 gene encoding proline-rich protein 33, with protein sequence MLISAASMAPEVCGPSLQGTPGPPPPLLPKPGKDNLRLQKLLRKAARKKMMGGTHLAPPRAFRTSLSPVSEASHDQEVTAPHAAEGPHPAEAPRLPEAPRPAEAPRMVAALPRSPHTPIIHHVASPLQKSTFSIGLTQRRILAAQFRATGPQVVASAPEPTRPPSGFVPVSGGGGTHVTQVHIQLAPSPHNGTPEPPRTAPEGGSNSQDGDATPSPPRAQPLVPVAHIRPLPTAVQAASPLPEEPPVPRLPPGFQASVPREASARVVVPIAPTCHSLESSPHSLAPVGPGREHLEEPPMAGPASEAERVSSPAWASSPTPPSGPHPCPVPKVTPKPRLSGWTWLKKQLLEEAPEPPCPEPRQSLEPEVPAPTEQEVPAPTEQEVPALTAPRAPASRTSRMWDAVLYRMSVAEAQGRLAGPSGGEHTPASLTRLPFLYRPRFNARKLQEATRPPPTVRSILELSPQPKNFNRTATGWRLQ